gaagagagactgagagagagagaggggagagagagagagagagagaggggggaacAGAGAGATGCTGCGGAGAGGGTTATGTTTTAATCTTGAAACGACgtcatttatattattttatttaaaaagataaaacaaaacttaagaTAAAAGAAATTTGTTTACGTTGTCATACCTCCTGTTTGTGGGTCTCGCCGCCCAACCCTATGCCATGATTGATATTATAGTTTACCAACCGATTCAAAACCTTATATCCCAACAATTACTCCCTCTGTAGAGGGAATCATTTCAGCTTCAAAGCACCAGCCTCCTGAGGGAAGACCTTAGCTGTGAAACATCTGAACTTCCAAGGAGAACACGCAACCCACACCTAAACTAAGTTTGATACATTTAATAGGTTGAATGATCATTTTTATGAAACGTTTCATTAATAATATCATGAACATGTATATTAACTTGTTTTCGCGCGCAATGTTGGATTCAATTTCCTCATGCATCAGTTACTAAATTCAGACACGAGGAcatataattttagattaatttggaCCTCGGCTTGGTTGAAAAGAGGAATTCTACATAtaatttacttaaaattttCAGGATTCCTTCGTATTTAAATACGGGACATTTGAACGAAATAGCGTGCGCGTGCAAATTTCGTACAACGTTATGTTGTGAGAtaaatattttcacaatattGACATTTACTTTGTATAATTATTCTCGGGCTACTGATCCGCAAGTCCAAGATTGGTAACATATTGTATATGTGCCACATTTTAAAAAGACTGCAATATTTAAGTGATAAAGATacagttttctttacaactttattttaattggaggatttttaaaataattttaaaatctgatcaacatattaaaaatttattacataattataagTAACACTATGTGGAGGAGAGTGAGTAGGTAGGAGACGACCTACTTAAATTGTATCATCCGTGCATAtcatttatttggttttcttttggactagaaccaagaaaagaaaaaatcgcGGAGTTTGGTTTTGTTGGTATGTCGGTTTGATTTGATGACTCGACTTGATAAGAATGTATTACGATTTTTTGACAGATTTTTAAGGAGACTTGGACTGATAGGAAAAAAGTTGGAGCTAACACGGCCAAGCCTTGTGGGGGTATGGGTCAACACCCCCTAGGAAACTTTTGGTATTATTTGCAATTAGAAAAAATGTCAGGCAGAAAGTTTGCTCAACGTTTGCGCGATAGGAGGCTTGAGCAAAGCTAGGGCATAGAGTTCGCTCGATTCTCGCTTGGTAGGTAGCTCGAGCGAACATTGGACAGAAATCTTGCTCAAGGCGAGTTCGACACTTTACTCGAGTGAATAATGctaaaaagtgaaaattaagaTTTTCGCCGTGTGAcactataaatatgtacttgATGAATAGTTTAGTATGTCTTGAGTGTTCTGATCAATGAGATTTCTTCCCaaagtgtattttgtgattctttagtataataaaattatctagaACTCTATGGACGTAGACACGTTGCCAAACCACGTTAATTTTATGTCGTATGATTAATTTGCTTATAATTGCTTTGCTTTGTCTGTCATCTTTTGccacaacatttttaaatctatcctataatatataatttaatttttttattctttatcttCGTTTTTGaagactttatttttaattattttatttcttggcACAACCTCTTTAATGAAGATTTTACCGATTAATACGATCAATCTTAAAATCGTTGGAAATAAAGAGTTTAATcataaaaaactaagaaaatttaacttttaagacAACCCACAAAATAGATTTTGTATTTAACCAAAAATACTATtctaaaatagataaaataaatcttttggcATTTGCTtggttttaaaagaaaacctcaACAGTGATCAGCTTATTTAAGtttaaagttgtaaaaatagttgtgtatttactatttttctaaataatttcaCATCATGATAACGTATCCATTTAGGGAAAAACTCCCAACAGGATGGCtgaaaactcatttttaataCAGGCCAATAAAATTTTGCCTGGTAAGACCTCTAATAAATTTTTGAGTGGAGTTACTATGCCATCTCACTTTTACAGCTAGGCGTGCTgttcagtaatttttttttattttttttaatttttaatatatttaaatattttaaaaaaataaaaaaatatatcaatatatttaaaattattttcttaatcattaaataaaaaaaatattaaccaGTGGTCAAAATGAGACGacaaaatagattttctctaaatttttatcTGCATTCAGGTTTATCAGATTACTTGCTTCTCTtgcctctcctctctctttctccctcccctACCCAACTGCaacttcccctctctctctctctctctctaaaattactcttttctctctctaaattaaacaaattaagcaCAAAATTCAGCAGAAggtttgagaaataataaaattaataaccACCAACCCACCTTAATATTATTCCTAGAATCCCAAGCGAAAGAAGAATTGAATAAACTAGCGCAAGGAACTCcctcacaaaataaaatcactttcaAACTCGttcaaacattttaaaacaaaaatcccGATTTTCGAATGCGTAAAACGTCTCTTGAAATATCTTCATTGTCTTGCCTAGAAATAATCGAACACCAGAATGACAATATTGCAGACCCTGTACTTTTAACTCCTTTGAAATTCAACTCCATCTCGTCCATTTGATTTGTGAAGCTTCAAAGCAAAATATGCACATGAGCTCTATTCGATGGCGTGGCAAGCTGCAATTAGGACAGGAAGCTAGagataatgtattttaaagcaAGACAGAGGGGGAGGTTGTAGTTGGTTGGGGGAGGGAGAAAGAACACATTAAAAATGGGATAAGAATTAATGAATTTTGtgcttaatttgtttaatttagagagagaagagtgtattttagagagagaaagtattacagaatagagagagagaggaagttgCAGTTGGGTggggagggagaaagagagaagagggaggagagggaagaaaaaacaagaaatttgcTTCATTAGAATAGCCGTTGCTCTGACGCATAATTGCTCTCGAGTGGGATactaaaaataggaaaaatgatagagataCAACATTGTACATAATTATGTATTAAATTAGAgacaatttaattaaataatatataaaagtaatatcattttattttaaaatataattataaaaaaattatatatatatatatatatatttactccTAAAAACAAATGGGGTACCATCTTAAAAATGATTCAATCATCCATTATGATTAAAGTTTATGTGGGCCAGATATTTATAATAGGCCCCCTAagctactttttcttttcttcatttataaAGTGTCGAGACTTCGTTTCCGAACATGATCTCTATCACTAGAGGAGTCTAGACGTACAATTATCATGACAttatttacattatatataggACCTGCATGCCTCGCAAACAATTTTTCcttattcaaattaattaatattttccatataatctcaaacacaaattaaaaaggaagagaaaaactactcagattgaatttaaattcgTAGAGAACAGAAAGAATATCATCCTAGCTTAGGTCCCATCTcacatataatttgtttttggaaggaaaaaaacagaGACGAGTAGCTTATACGAGAGACTAGTAGCTCCTTTATTTATTAGGGTGCCTTCGATTTTCTAGGGTTAATTGCGAAGCATCTTCATCTCACACTGCTTCGCAAATTGAGACATGGCATTGAATGAAGAACCACCCTCAATCAAAGCCTTTTCTCCACTAACTTTGAGTTCCATAACTCTAGCTCTCAAAGCCTTCCCTTCTTCTTGGTCCCCCATGACTTTTCTCACCAACATCTCAATCTCCTCCCTTCGGACCACTCCTCTAGTCGGTGCAACTTTGGGGTTAACTGCCACTCCTACTTTCTCAGATAGCAATATAGCATTCATGCTTTGCTCTGCATAGAGAGGCCACGCCAACAATGGCACGCCATTTAGTATACTCTCTAGTGCTGAATTCCAGCCACAGTGAGATAAGAACCCTCCCGTCGACGGATGGCTCAAGATGTCCACTTGTGGTGCCCATTGTGTGACCACTAATCCCAAACCCTGGGTTCGTGTCAAGAACCCATCGGGCAAGTAATCTAGGGCATCATTGCCTTTGTCCCCAAGCGCATGCTTCTTTCCAGGCATATTCTTCTTGTTGGCCGGTGGACGCAGCACCCAAATAAATCTTTGCTGGCTCAACTCCAACCCAAAAGCTAGCTCAGTGATTTGTTGGGCTGAAAGAAATCCAACACTcccaaatgaaatataaattacTGACTCCGATGGTTGCTCATCTAGCCAATTCAACAAGTTGCTCCTTGAAGCCGAAGGTCCAACCGGCCTGACAAAGGGTCCAACTGCATATATTGGTACCGATCCAAAGCTTTCATTCTCTCTCAAGGCCTTAAGCGTCATGGAATCTAGATTTTCCCAAGTGTTGAGCAAAATCCCATCACTCATACGCATCTCTGACCCACGTTGTAGGAAAACATGATATTCATCCTTTGTTCGGTCCAACATTGGGGAACCGGCATCTTCGGGTTGAATTGACATGCAACCTGGGATCTTTAATGGTTCCTTTTGATCAACGTATTGTCCACTTATCTCTTTGTCAAGGATTGGCAAATATAACATCAATGAAAGGGGCCATGCAGAGGGGAAAAATACGAACttcaaaatatgaaattcatCAGCGACATCTAGAGCTGGAGTTGCGAAAAGATCAACAATGAGTGCGGTTGGAGAAAGCGTCAGGGTAGATATTGTGGATCGAAGACTTGGTTGGATTTCACGTGTAATGGCAGCTTGTTTTGTGAAGAACTGAGCAGCAGGTTCTACTTTGCCAGAGATGTCTACAGGTGGCAACTCAACAATGGTTATGAGTTTCTGTGCCTTGGCTGATTGAATGAGTTGAGATTCGCCAGCTGAGAGAAGTGATtcaaaaacaacaaataaagtAACATGAAAGTTAT
Above is a genomic segment from Juglans microcarpa x Juglans regia isolate MS1-56 chromosome 1D, Jm3101_v1.0, whole genome shotgun sequence containing:
- the LOC121236959 gene encoding anthocyanidin 3-O-glucosyltransferase 5-like, whose translation is MESSKPHALLLPSPGVGHLVRHLELGNRLVAYHNFHVTLFVVFESLLSAGESQLIQSAKAQKLITIVELPPVDISGKVEPAAQFFTKQAAITREIQPSLRSTISTLTLSPTALIVDLFATPALDVADEFHILKFVFFPSAWPLSLMLYLPILDKEISGQYVDQKEPLKIPGCMSIQPEDAGSPMLDRTKDEYHVFLQRGSEMRMSDGILLNTWENLDSMTLKALRENESFGSVPIYAVGPFVRPVGPSASRSNLLNWLDEQPSESVIYISFGSVGFLSAQQITELAFGLELSQQRFIWVLRPPANKKNMPGKKHALGDKGNDALDYLPDGFLTRTQGLGLVVTQWAPQVDILSHPSTGGFLSHCGWNSALESILNGVPLLAWPLYAEQSMNAILLSEKVGVAVNPKVAPTRGVVRREEIEMLVRKVMGDQEEGKALRARVMELKVSGEKALIEGGSSFNAMSQFAKQCEMKMLRN